One Brassica napus cultivar Da-Ae chromosome C4, Da-Ae, whole genome shotgun sequence genomic region harbors:
- the LOC106365766 gene encoding F-box/LRR-repeat protein 17-like, translating to SSPPPKIYSKPHISPTSAQAAISAALKSQRLRKNRGSYSCGRCGQPKKGHVCHLPPLDVPATPIAPEPLTSVSAAASSSTRPPAPPPRQPFTHLRRALSFDDDEARDSLDLDLDADVVQPGRFHAVGLWEVLKRLPPSGLLMAARVCRGWRETAGKMWKSAEELRIRVPKRAQIGYVGSLLQKCPALVRLSLKIESEFDATTLACIAFSCPNLEVLEISTSAAAVNRISGDELGRFVSNKRGLRSLRMEGCSSLGGVALTSTSLSTLWLADLHSLSRMIFNCPNLIEISLEFSLHEDDSTDLVAMIDGLGRTCTRLQNIHIASLKLSRSFVLALTAVNFRDLRMLSLVLGIDITDASVAAISSTYTNLELLDLSGSSITDTGLGMICDALPDTLSKLLVAACPNITSSGIQFATAQLPLLELMDCGMTVSDPTSDNPTIEEKSSTPQKASGYNQKMFIKLKRLKKLSLWGGSSLDALFLNCPELKDLNLNLCSNLQPESLVLQCPKLELVSASGCQNLLIGAIRKQVSENFAAGEIHMPLKRLAYASKRIRAPPSLYQERREDENKKKRRKVEREVCTIIH from the exons TCATCTCCTCCTCCCAAAATCTACTCCAAACCTCACATCTCCCCAACCTCCGCCCAAGCCGCGATCTCCGCCGCCCTTAAATCCCAGCGACTCCGAAAAAACCGCGGAAGCTACAGCTGCGGCCGATGCGGCCAGCCCAAGAAAGGCCACGTCTGCCACCTCCCTCCTCTCGACGTCCCCGCCACTCCGATCGCTCCAGAACCACTCACCTCCGTCTCCGCCGCCGCGTCCTCCTCCACTCGTCCCCCCGCGCCGCCGCCGCGTCAGCCTTTCACTCACCTGCGCCGCGCACTATCTTTCGACGATGATGAGGCTCGCGATTCTCTGGATCTGGATTTGGATGCGGATGTTGTTCAGCCGGGGAGGTTTCACGCGGTGGGACTATGGGAGGTGCTCAAGAGGCTGCCTCCTTCTGGGTTGCTGATGGCGGCTAGGGTTTGTAGAGGGTGGAGAGAGACCGCGGGGAAGATGTGGAAATCTGCGGAGGAGCTGAGGATTAGGGTTCCTAAGAGGGCTCAGATTGGTTACGTTGGATCGTTACTCCAAAAGTGTCCTGCACTCGTTAGACTCTCTCTTAAAATCGAGAG TGAGTTCGACGCGACAACTCTGGCCTGCATTGCGTTTTCTTGTCCGAATCTGGAGGTCTTGGAGATTTCAACTTCTGCTGCAGCTGTTAATAGGATCTCTGG GGATGAGCTGGGTCGCTTTGTTTCTAATAAACGTGGACTTAGAAGCCTTAGGATGGAAGGATGTTCCAGCTTAGGAGGAGTTGCCCTCACTTCAACAAGCCTCTCCACTCTTTGGCTTGCCGATCTTCATTCTCTCTCTAGGATG ATCTTTAACTGTCCAAATCTGATAGAAATATCACTTGAATTTTCTCTCCACGAAGATGATTCAACTGATCTTGTAGCAATGATTGATGGTTTGGGAAGGACCTGCACTAGATTGCAGAACATTCACATAGCCTCTCTGAAGCTTTCACGCAGTTTTGTACTTGCTCTCACTGCTGTGAATTTCAG GGATTTGAGAATGCTCTCTCTAGTTCTTGGGATAGATATCACTGATGCATCTGTAGCCGCCATTTCCTCAACTTACACAAATCTCGAACTGCTTGATCTGAGTGG TTCCAGCATTACTGATACTGGCCTTGGGATGATCTGCGATGCCTTACCTGATACACTCTCAAAATTACTTGTTGCTGCCTGTCCCAACATCACATCAA GTGGCATTCAGTTTGCTACTGCTCAACTACCTCTTCTTGAGCTAATGGATTGTGGCATGACTGTGTCTGATCCCACTTCAGATAATCCGACCATTGAAGAGAAGAGTTCGACTCCGCAAAAAGCATCAGGCTACAATCAGAAGATGTTTATTAAACTTAAACGGTTGAAGAAACTCAGTTTATGGGGAGGCTCCAGTTTGGAC GCTTTGTTCCTAAACTGTCCAGAGCTCAAGGACTTGAATTTGAACTTATGCAGCAATTTGCAGCCTGAGAGTTTGGTGCTCCAGTGTCCAAAGTTGGAACTTGTGTCCGCATCAGGATGTCAGAACCTATTAATAGGAGCTATCCGAAAACAG